One part of the Canis lupus dingo isolate Sandy chromosome 14, ASM325472v2, whole genome shotgun sequence genome encodes these proteins:
- the LOC112665323 gene encoding butyrophilin-like protein 10 isoform X2, giving the protein MCPWHLRTGMRGPGICPPSCSILFIFLQLLSCSISGNGKADFSVFAPDKPLLAMVGEEVDLPCHLSLNISAEDMELRWYRDQPSPAMHLHKNGIDVQDEQMAEYQGRTTFLSTRLAQGQAAVRIHNVTALDNGTFHCNFKDGIMSAETTLWLRVAGLGSEPKIQVGPGQSEGVWAQCTSEGWYPEPQVEWRDLGGQSLPSVTNLSASPTTGLFSVVSNVTLLDRDVEGFSCSIISSLLQRRKVAKSYLPGRTEDVIISGEAHTGAWKPVSLACVFMCTCMCVLCVRVVP; this is encoded by the exons ATGTGTCCGTGGCATCTGAGGACAG GCATGCGTGGTCCAGGCATCTGCCCACCCAGCTGCTCCATCCTCTTCATATTTCTGCAGCTCCTGTCCTGCAGCATCTCTGGAAACG GGAAAGCCGACTTCTCTGTCTTTGCACCTGACAAACCTCTTCTGGCCATGGTTGGGGAAGAGGTGGATCTACCATGCCATCTGTCCCTCAATATCAGTGCCGAGGACATGGAGCTGCGGTGGTACAGGGACCAGCCATCCCCAGCCATGCATCTGCATAAGAATGGGATTGATGTGCAGGATGAACAGATGGCAGAGTACCAGGGAAGGACCACCTTCCTGAGCACCAGGCTGGCCCAGGGCCAAGCCGCAGTGAGGATTCACAATGTCACTGCTCTTGATAATGGGACCTTCCACTGCAACTTCAAAGATGGCATCATGTCTGCAGAGACCACACTGTGGCTGAGGGTGGCAG GGCTGGGCTCAGAGCCCAAAATCCAAGTGGGACCTGGACAGAGTGAAGGTGTCTGGGCACAGTGCACTTCGGAGGGCTGGTACCCAGAGCCCCAAGTGGAGTGGAGAGACCTCGGGGGACAATCCCTACCTTCTGTGACCAACCTGTCTGCCTCTCCAACAACGGGCCTCTTCAGCGTGGTGTCCAATGTGACTCTCCTGGACAGGGATGTGGAGGGCTTCTCCTGCTCCATCATCAGCTCCCTCCTCCAGAGGAGGAAGGTGGCCAAGAGCTACTTGCCTG GCAGGACAGAAGACGTGATCATCAGTGGTGAGGCCCATACTGGGGCCTGGAAGCCTGTGTCCCTGGCCTGTGTGtttatgtgcacatgtatgtgtgtgctgtgtgtgcgtGTTGTACCTTAA
- the LOC112665323 gene encoding butyrophilin-like protein 10 isoform X1, producing MCPWHLRTAGMRGPGICPPSCSILFIFLQLLSCSISGNGKADFSVFAPDKPLLAMVGEEVDLPCHLSLNISAEDMELRWYRDQPSPAMHLHKNGIDVQDEQMAEYQGRTTFLSTRLAQGQAAVRIHNVTALDNGTFHCNFKDGIMSAETTLWLRVAGLGSEPKIQVGPGQSEGVWAQCTSEGWYPEPQVEWRDLGGQSLPSVTNLSASPTTGLFSVVSNVTLLDRDVEGFSCSIISSLLQRRKVAKSYLPGRTEDVIISGEAHTGAWKPVSLACVFMCTCMCVLCVRVVP from the exons ATGTGTCCGTGGCATCTGAGGACAG CAGGCATGCGTGGTCCAGGCATCTGCCCACCCAGCTGCTCCATCCTCTTCATATTTCTGCAGCTCCTGTCCTGCAGCATCTCTGGAAACG GGAAAGCCGACTTCTCTGTCTTTGCACCTGACAAACCTCTTCTGGCCATGGTTGGGGAAGAGGTGGATCTACCATGCCATCTGTCCCTCAATATCAGTGCCGAGGACATGGAGCTGCGGTGGTACAGGGACCAGCCATCCCCAGCCATGCATCTGCATAAGAATGGGATTGATGTGCAGGATGAACAGATGGCAGAGTACCAGGGAAGGACCACCTTCCTGAGCACCAGGCTGGCCCAGGGCCAAGCCGCAGTGAGGATTCACAATGTCACTGCTCTTGATAATGGGACCTTCCACTGCAACTTCAAAGATGGCATCATGTCTGCAGAGACCACACTGTGGCTGAGGGTGGCAG GGCTGGGCTCAGAGCCCAAAATCCAAGTGGGACCTGGACAGAGTGAAGGTGTCTGGGCACAGTGCACTTCGGAGGGCTGGTACCCAGAGCCCCAAGTGGAGTGGAGAGACCTCGGGGGACAATCCCTACCTTCTGTGACCAACCTGTCTGCCTCTCCAACAACGGGCCTCTTCAGCGTGGTGTCCAATGTGACTCTCCTGGACAGGGATGTGGAGGGCTTCTCCTGCTCCATCATCAGCTCCCTCCTCCAGAGGAGGAAGGTGGCCAAGAGCTACTTGCCTG GCAGGACAGAAGACGTGATCATCAGTGGTGAGGCCCATACTGGGGCCTGGAAGCCTGTGTCCCTGGCCTGTGTGtttatgtgcacatgtatgtgtgtgctgtgtgtgcgtGTTGTACCTTAA
- the LOC112665323 gene encoding butyrophilin-like protein 10 isoform X3, whose protein sequence is MRGPGICPPSCSILFIFLQLLSCSISGNGKADFSVFAPDKPLLAMVGEEVDLPCHLSLNISAEDMELRWYRDQPSPAMHLHKNGIDVQDEQMAEYQGRTTFLSTRLAQGQAAVRIHNVTALDNGTFHCNFKDGIMSAETTLWLRVAGLGSEPKIQVGPGQSEGVWAQCTSEGWYPEPQVEWRDLGGQSLPSVTNLSASPTTGLFSVVSNVTLLDRDVEGFSCSIISSLLQRRKVAKSYLPGRTEDVIISGEAHTGAWKPVSLACVFMCTCMCVLCVRVVP, encoded by the exons ATGCGTGGTCCAGGCATCTGCCCACCCAGCTGCTCCATCCTCTTCATATTTCTGCAGCTCCTGTCCTGCAGCATCTCTGGAAACG GGAAAGCCGACTTCTCTGTCTTTGCACCTGACAAACCTCTTCTGGCCATGGTTGGGGAAGAGGTGGATCTACCATGCCATCTGTCCCTCAATATCAGTGCCGAGGACATGGAGCTGCGGTGGTACAGGGACCAGCCATCCCCAGCCATGCATCTGCATAAGAATGGGATTGATGTGCAGGATGAACAGATGGCAGAGTACCAGGGAAGGACCACCTTCCTGAGCACCAGGCTGGCCCAGGGCCAAGCCGCAGTGAGGATTCACAATGTCACTGCTCTTGATAATGGGACCTTCCACTGCAACTTCAAAGATGGCATCATGTCTGCAGAGACCACACTGTGGCTGAGGGTGGCAG GGCTGGGCTCAGAGCCCAAAATCCAAGTGGGACCTGGACAGAGTGAAGGTGTCTGGGCACAGTGCACTTCGGAGGGCTGGTACCCAGAGCCCCAAGTGGAGTGGAGAGACCTCGGGGGACAATCCCTACCTTCTGTGACCAACCTGTCTGCCTCTCCAACAACGGGCCTCTTCAGCGTGGTGTCCAATGTGACTCTCCTGGACAGGGATGTGGAGGGCTTCTCCTGCTCCATCATCAGCTCCCTCCTCCAGAGGAGGAAGGTGGCCAAGAGCTACTTGCCTG GCAGGACAGAAGACGTGATCATCAGTGGTGAGGCCCATACTGGGGCCTGGAAGCCTGTGTCCCTGGCCTGTGTGtttatgtgcacatgtatgtgtgtgctgtgtgtgcgtGTTGTACCTTAA